The Chryseolinea soli genome contains a region encoding:
- a CDS encoding alpha/beta hydrolase family protein — MKLLRGVGCLLVILLVSTRCSDDDQPKVDVSSGKLIESISAGTTTAASLKLLVTVSGYKIDASIFKHDVEVFQVKYHTTFQGEDITASGLIILPQTDASISMLSFQHGTTTLASDAPSVQSTGSFDVLLYSAISSAGFVAVIPDMIGFGSSSNTFHPYYVEEPTARAVSDLIVAAQELADQKKLAFDGKLFLAGYSQGGYATMAAHKAIESEPIAGMTLVASFPAAGGFDLKGIQEYLFSQNEYADPYYLAYLVNSYQLYYKENNLLKDFFKEPYASAIPGLFDGEHAPSTIDAQLTTSMKDLVSGDLLTGIGTEPRFNYIVTLLNKNSLVNQWYPKSLMYVYHGLDDTTVPYNNSESTYQKLIANGASTEQLHLISLQGDHGSAIKPYVEDLVPRLMALQ; from the coding sequence ATGAAATTACTCCGGGGAGTAGGCTGTCTCCTGGTCATCCTGTTGGTCTCAACGCGTTGTTCGGATGACGATCAGCCGAAGGTCGATGTTTCCAGCGGCAAGCTGATCGAATCCATTAGTGCCGGCACGACAACGGCGGCGTCACTTAAACTCCTGGTGACCGTCTCCGGTTATAAGATCGACGCTTCCATTTTCAAACACGACGTTGAAGTATTCCAAGTCAAGTACCACACCACGTTTCAAGGGGAAGACATTACCGCTTCCGGCCTGATCATTTTGCCGCAAACCGATGCGTCGATCAGCATGCTGAGTTTTCAACATGGAACCACTACGTTGGCCAGCGACGCGCCCTCGGTGCAATCGACGGGGAGTTTCGATGTGCTGTTGTACAGCGCCATATCCTCGGCTGGTTTTGTGGCGGTGATCCCCGACATGATCGGCTTTGGCAGCAGTAGCAATACTTTTCATCCTTACTACGTGGAGGAACCCACAGCCCGCGCCGTTTCAGACCTGATCGTTGCCGCCCAAGAATTGGCCGACCAAAAGAAACTTGCCTTTGACGGAAAACTGTTTCTGGCCGGCTATTCCCAGGGAGGCTACGCCACCATGGCCGCACACAAGGCCATTGAATCCGAACCCATCGCGGGCATGACCCTTGTCGCTTCATTTCCTGCAGCGGGAGGATTCGATTTGAAGGGGATTCAGGAATATCTGTTTTCGCAGAACGAATACGCCGACCCGTATTACCTGGCCTACTTGGTGAACAGTTATCAATTGTACTATAAAGAGAACAATCTGCTGAAAGATTTTTTTAAAGAACCGTATGCCTCTGCTATCCCGGGTCTTTTCGATGGAGAACATGCGCCAAGTACAATCGATGCGCAGCTTACAACGTCAATGAAGGATCTTGTTTCGGGTGATCTGCTCACGGGGATTGGCACCGAACCGCGTTTTAATTATATCGTTACTTTGCTTAATAAAAATTCGCTGGTCAATCAATGGTATCCTAAGAGTCTGATGTATGTGTATCACGGGCTTGATGACACAACGGTGCCGTACAATAATTCTGAATCCACTTATCAAAAGCTGATCGCCAACGGGGCTTCCACAGAACAACTTCATTTGATCTCGCTTCAGGGAGATCATGGATCAGCTATAAAACCGTATGTCGAGGATCTTGTGCCAAGACTGATGGCGTTGCAATGA
- a CDS encoding glycoside hydrolase family 78 protein, whose protein sequence is MRSISLLFLLLAATLSLQAQTLTIRDLTCEHQNNPLGLDVAVPRFGWKLVSGQRGTMQKSYELRVGTDDKALVRGQKILWQSGPVASDQSVLVAYAGPALTSRQRYYWQVKVADNKGNSSAWSEVKYWEMGLLKSSDWTARWIESDLPGDTVNSPAPMLRNNFTLKKMVKSARLYITSHGLYECYINGQRVGDQYLTPGWTSYNKRLQYQVYDVTSLVTNGANAAGVILSDGWYRGNLAWENNRNIYGKTLGLLFQLEATYSDGSKEIITSNEQWKSSTGPVTRAGIYYGEAYDARLEKKDWAMSGYAASDWHGVRAVNVSNDNLVASYAPPVKKHETFKPKSLQATVQGEQIVDFGQNLVGWVRFKVNGKAGDKIVVHHAEVLDKKGNFYTDNYRAAQAEIVYTLKGGGEEIFEPHFSFFGFRYVKITSPSKLTADQVTAVAVYSDMAPTGNFTSSNPLINQLQHNIQWGQKGNFVDVPTDCPQRDERLGWTGDAQAFSRTATFNMNVATFFNKWLKDVAADQVKNGRVPFVIPNVLGDSASASTGWADAATIIPWNVYYAYGDKRILEQQYESMKAWVGYMEARSRNDLWNRGFHFGDWLFYRPNDDTDGRSAVTDKYLIAQCFWANSTQIMLNTAKVLGKEDDVKHYTEWLKRVKDAFLKEYMAPSGRLVAGTQTAYVLALNFDMLPENLRAQAAERLAQNVKDYDNHLTTGFLGTPYLCEVLTRFGYTDVAYSLLLQETYPSWLYPVKMGATTIWERWDGIKTDSTFQTPGMNSFNHYAYGAIGDWMYRRVAGLRETAPGYKELIIAPQPGGNLKNATAELETSYGPAKSAWKLENGVFTLTAVIPANTTAQIVLPDAADASVTEGGVDVGKVKSVTAMTKEGTSVRLTLGSGTYTFTYGMKQ, encoded by the coding sequence CAAGATTTGGATGGAAGCTCGTCTCGGGGCAACGCGGCACGATGCAAAAATCCTACGAGCTGCGCGTCGGCACGGACGACAAAGCGCTTGTGAGAGGACAAAAAATCCTCTGGCAAAGCGGGCCCGTAGCTTCCGATCAATCGGTGCTTGTGGCCTATGCCGGTCCGGCACTCACCTCACGCCAACGTTACTACTGGCAGGTGAAAGTTGCCGACAATAAAGGGAACTCCTCCGCGTGGAGCGAAGTGAAGTATTGGGAAATGGGTTTGCTGAAATCTTCCGATTGGACCGCGCGCTGGATCGAATCCGATCTTCCCGGCGACACCGTGAACAGCCCGGCGCCGATGTTGAGAAACAATTTTACGCTCAAGAAAATGGTGAAATCGGCTAGGCTGTATATCACCTCGCATGGTCTTTACGAATGCTACATCAATGGTCAACGCGTAGGCGATCAATACCTCACCCCAGGTTGGACCAGCTATAACAAACGCCTTCAATACCAGGTCTATGATGTTACCAGCCTGGTAACAAATGGTGCGAATGCCGCCGGCGTTATCCTCAGCGACGGATGGTACAGAGGCAATCTGGCCTGGGAAAACAATCGCAATATTTATGGCAAAACGTTAGGCCTCCTGTTTCAATTGGAGGCGACGTATTCCGATGGCAGCAAAGAGATCATCACCTCCAACGAACAATGGAAAAGCTCCACCGGTCCGGTGACCCGTGCGGGGATCTACTACGGCGAAGCTTATGATGCACGGCTGGAGAAAAAAGATTGGGCGATGTCGGGTTATGCGGCAAGCGATTGGCATGGTGTGCGCGCGGTCAATGTATCGAACGACAACCTGGTTGCATCGTATGCGCCCCCGGTAAAAAAACACGAGACCTTCAAACCAAAGTCATTGCAAGCGACGGTGCAAGGGGAACAGATTGTGGACTTCGGACAAAACCTGGTGGGTTGGGTGCGTTTCAAAGTGAATGGCAAGGCTGGCGACAAGATCGTTGTCCATCATGCCGAGGTATTGGATAAGAAAGGAAATTTCTACACCGACAATTATCGCGCAGCCCAGGCTGAGATCGTGTATACCCTGAAAGGTGGAGGCGAAGAGATCTTCGAACCTCATTTTAGTTTCTTTGGCTTTCGCTATGTGAAGATCACGTCTCCCAGCAAACTCACGGCCGACCAGGTTACAGCCGTGGCTGTGTATTCAGACATGGCGCCCACGGGTAACTTCACCTCCTCCAATCCACTGATCAACCAACTTCAACACAACATCCAGTGGGGACAAAAAGGAAACTTCGTAGACGTGCCCACCGATTGCCCCCAACGCGACGAGCGCCTGGGATGGACGGGCGACGCGCAAGCTTTCTCGCGCACGGCAACCTTCAACATGAACGTGGCGACCTTTTTCAATAAGTGGCTGAAAGACGTTGCGGCCGACCAGGTGAAGAACGGACGCGTTCCGTTTGTGATCCCCAATGTGCTGGGCGATAGCGCCTCGGCGTCCACGGGTTGGGCCGATGCGGCGACCATCATTCCTTGGAATGTCTATTATGCGTATGGCGACAAGCGCATTCTCGAACAACAATACGAAAGCATGAAGGCCTGGGTTGGCTACATGGAAGCCCGCAGCCGGAATGATCTTTGGAACCGGGGCTTCCACTTTGGCGACTGGCTCTTCTACCGCCCCAACGACGACACGGATGGCCGCTCCGCCGTGACCGACAAATATTTGATCGCACAATGTTTCTGGGCAAACTCCACACAGATCATGCTCAACACCGCGAAAGTGTTGGGCAAGGAAGATGATGTGAAGCACTATACCGAATGGCTAAAACGCGTCAAAGATGCCTTCCTCAAAGAATACATGGCCCCCAGCGGACGCCTTGTGGCTGGCACACAAACGGCCTATGTGTTAGCGCTGAACTTCGACATGCTACCAGAAAACCTGCGCGCCCAAGCCGCCGAGCGCCTCGCGCAAAACGTGAAAGACTATGACAATCACTTAACCACCGGTTTCCTGGGAACGCCCTATCTCTGCGAAGTGCTGACGCGCTTTGGTTATACCGATGTGGCGTATAGCCTGTTGCTCCAGGAGACCTATCCTTCGTGGTTGTACCCGGTAAAGATGGGTGCCACCACCATCTGGGAGCGCTGGGATGGCATCAAGACCGACAGCACGTTTCAAACGCCGGGCATGAACTCGTTCAACCACTATGCCTATGGCGCCATCGGCGATTGGATGTACCGCCGCGTGGCCGGCTTGCGCGAAACGGCGCCGGGCTACAAAGAGCTGATCATCGCACCCCAACCCGGCGGCAATTTGAAAAACGCCACGGCCGAACTGGAGACATCCTATGGCCCCGCCAAGTCGGCATGGAAGCTCGAGAATGGAGTGTTTACGCTCACGGCCGTGATCCCCGCCAACACCACCGCACAAATCGTCCTGCCCGATGCAGCGGATGCTTCGGTGACCGAAGGCGGAGTTGACGTCGGCAAAGTAAAATCCGTTACGGCCATGACGAAGGAGGGTACGAGTGTGCGGTTAACGCTGGGGTCGGGAACGTATACGTTCACCTATGGCATGAAACAGTAG
- a CDS encoding class I SAM-dependent methyltransferase — translation MSLLLNDRLELSPIVANNRMNRERNAVGVNSYERDIWLSPIEFLTERSKKLSSVGWMDICCGRARALIQTAQHLKTRFPDHHFHLAGIDLVDTYDPIPADCNSITLFTGSFLSLDTNLKFDLVTCVHGLHYIGDKLSGIQKACSLLTPDGTFIANLDLHNFKSPSQKNFYKDISAWLRDNELDYNNKRHLLTVRGHRSLNIPFRYVGADDQAGPNYTGQEVVDSHYEHQ, via the coding sequence ATGAGCCTCCTCCTCAATGATCGTCTCGAACTTTCGCCTATTGTAGCCAATAACCGAATGAACAGAGAACGCAATGCCGTAGGGGTAAATAGCTACGAACGCGATATCTGGCTATCCCCTATCGAATTTCTGACTGAACGCTCTAAAAAACTGAGTTCCGTGGGATGGATGGATATCTGTTGCGGTAGAGCCAGGGCACTCATTCAAACCGCGCAGCATCTAAAAACTCGATTTCCTGATCATCACTTTCACTTGGCAGGTATCGACCTGGTAGATACCTATGACCCGATACCCGCCGACTGTAACTCAATTACACTTTTTACAGGGTCTTTTTTAAGTCTTGATACGAATTTAAAATTTGATCTGGTAACCTGTGTACATGGCCTACACTATATAGGTGATAAGCTAAGCGGCATTCAAAAAGCATGTAGTTTACTAACGCCCGATGGAACATTTATTGCCAATCTGGATCTCCACAATTTCAAAAGTCCGTCGCAGAAAAATTTTTACAAGGACATATCGGCTTGGCTTCGCGACAATGAATTAGATTATAACAACAAGCGACACCTGCTCACTGTAAGAGGACATCGTTCCTTAAATATTCCATTCAGATACGTCGGCGCGGATGATCAGGCTGGCCCCAACTATACAGGTCAGGAGGTAGTTGATTCCCATTATGAACATCAATAA